A window from Mya arenaria isolate MELC-2E11 chromosome 9, ASM2691426v1 encodes these proteins:
- the LOC128203226 gene encoding uncharacterized protein LOC128203226, with amino-acid sequence MHRFIKILITIAFNFGSVNNQRAASDCTFDICVMSPCLNDGTCYLDDACNFRCACPHGYKGERCETVSMVTELGEDENRNLPKSAIRVPVSLETHLENLEDTFQNRTCEVNDNTITCSHGVCTPNAIGSLCSCDTGWTGSLCDSAIPENKVAGEPVPNSGIVGPRNRDDKTGASSLSDSVLAQVAELKAKIDKSRNNQNKDLYAKTKPNENNLFSIMFDKTLAPTTKSHSISSKFSKQSAQQKPFGLPKLTDTTLLYPRYNACQEGSPRRPMSERKCPSQPLTHACVYGKCIEEVGDHGGWSGAIFTCECDVGARKTRCDELCCLDCGENGRCNLHGDPGERKPVCDCMPRYIGERCETFVPHPVSIVEREATWYLWVVGSCVGAFLVLLVTSIAAPYYMWKNRVILIMKIVYYFQGFEDDDEKQFDAFVSYKSHPRDEGFVVRTLYQKLEKELGFRLCLHYRDFVPGETISNNIINAVDASRRTILILTPRYVESEFTRFEYQKAQQEMLKRKHKIIPILLDDISDLQSTMDKNLKGIINSVTYLEWPEGESDDSKKIEKFWKRLLLSMPKKKVSDTESSSTSSSNGSNVTSSTQLSQTVSLSTGRTSSSSSSMSKNISFTSSTERISALAGEKTFSPFEDDSSVYDEIGKVERDYIKPLSEKEELELEYRSNDNYNTINDDKDSYIDMEDDRYIEFRPEDQDDFTESLINAFNEGVEKTNSEIENSILNNETLDDSKHTSVIMKPGVDNTRQPNAVLQLTNPDCDLGNTEQYDFSSVSIDSNGYLEFQV; translated from the exons ATGCATCGCTTTATAAAAATACTAATTACTATAGCTTTTAATTTTGGGTCTGTCAATAACCAGCGCGCGGCGTCAGACTGTACCTTCGACATTTGTGTGATGTCACCTTGTCTCAATGATGGCACGTGTTACCTAGACGACGCGTGTAACTTCCGGTGTGCGTGTCCCCATGGCTACAAGGGCGAACGGTGCGAAACTGTTTCCATGGTAACGGAATTAGGAGAAGACGAGAATCGAAATCTGCCGAAATCAGCAATAAGAGTTCCAGTAAGTCTAGAAACTCACCTTGAAAATCTGgaagatacatttcaaaatcGGACGTGTGAAGTAAATGACAATACCATAACATGTTCGCATGGTGTGTGTACCCCGAATGCCATAGGCTCACTCTGCAGTTGTGATACTGGTTGGACTGGTTCGCTATGTGATTCGGCAATACCGGAAAATAAAGTCGCTGGTGAACCAGTCCCAAACAGTGGAATTGTTGGACCAAGAAATAGAGACGATAAAACCGGTGCCTCTTCACTTTCTGATTCAGTGCTTGCACAAGTGGCCGAATTAAAAGCTAAAATAGACAAAAgcagaaacaatcaaaataaagatttatatgcaaagacaaaaccaaacgaaaacaatttattttctataatgtTCGATAAGACGTTAGCCCCAACAACGAAATCTCATAGCATCAGttctaaattttcaaaacaatctgCACAACAGAAGCCGTTCGGACTTCCGAAACTTACAGACACAACACTCCTCTACCCACGCTATAATGCGTGCCAAGAGGGATCCCCGAGGCGCCCAATGTCAGAGCGTAAGTGCCCGTCGCAGCCATTGACCCACGCGTGCGTTTATGGCAAGTGTATAGAGGAAGTGGGGGACCATGGAGGCTGGAGCGGCGCCATCTTCACGTGCGAGTGTGACGTAGGTGCCAGAA AAACACGATGTGACGAGCTCTGTTGTCTGGACTGTGGCGAGAACGGACGGTGTAACTTACACGGCGACCCGGGCGAAAGAAAGCCGGTGTGCGACTGTATGCCGCGGTACATCGGAGAGAGATGCGAAACGTTCGTACCACACCCAGTCA GTATTGTTGAGAGGGAGGCCACGTGGTATCTATGGGTGGTTGGCTCGTGTGTGGGCGCTTTTCTCGTGCTCCTCGTGACCTCCATCGCTGCACCGTATTACATGTGGAAAAACAGAGTTATCCTCATCATGAAGATAGTGTACTACTTCCAGGGGTTTGAAGATGATG ATGAAAAGCAGTTCGACGCTTTTGTCTCCTACAAGTCGCACCCCCGGGACGAAGGGTTCGTAGTACGAACACTCTACCAGAAACTGGAGAAGGAGCTAGGCTTCAGGCTTTGTCTGCATTACAGGGACTTCGTTCCCGGAGAAA CGATTTCCAACAACATAATCAACGCCGTGGACGCCTCCAGGCGAACCATTCTTATACTCACTCCTCGCTATGTGGAAAGTGAATTCACCAGATTCGAATACCAGAAGGCGCAACAAGAGATGTTGAAACGGAAACACAAAATCATTCCAATATTACTAGACGATATTTCAG ACCTTCAATCAACTATGGATAAAAATCTGAAAGGTATCATCAATTCTGTAACGTACCTCGAATGGCCCGAGGGAGAATCTGATGACAGCAAGAAAATTGAGAAATTTTGGAAGAGGTTACTGTTGTCCATGCCGAAAAAGAAAGTTTCAGACACAGAGAGTTCTTCAACATCCAGTAGCAATGGTTCGAATGTGACGTCATCAACACAGCTTAGTCAGACAGTTTCGCTGAGCACAGGCAGAACATCATCCTCCAGTTCTTCAATGAGCAAGAATATTTCCTTTACTTCCTCTACCGAAAGAATTTCAGCATTGGCTGGTGAGAAAACATTTTCACCATTTGAAGACGATTCCAGTGTCTATGATGAAATAGGTAAAGTGGAAAGAGATTATATTAAGCCGCTCAGTGAGAAAGAAGAACTGGAATTGGAATATCGCTccaatgataattataatactaTTAACGACGACAAGGATAGCTATATTGATATGGAAGATGACAGATACATTGAGTTTAGGCCGGAAGATCAGGATGACTTTACAGAATCACTTATTAATGCGTTTAACGAAGGAGTTGAAAAGACAAACAGTGAAATAGAAAacagtattttaaataatgaaacacttGATGATAGCAAGCATACTAGTGTGATAATGAAACCGGGTGTAGATAACACAAGACAACCCAACGCTGTGCTACAACTTACCAACCCGGACTGTGACCTAGGCAACACAGAGCAATATGACTTTTCTAGTGTTTCCATCGATTCAAATGGTTATTTGGAATTCCAGGTTTAG